TGCTGCAGAAATAAAATGGCTGGTTCATTTGCTTTCTGAGTTGCAGGTTTCTCTTCATCATTCCCCAATTATTTGGGTTGATAATCAAGGAGCTGCTGCTCTTGCAGCTAATCCCATCTTTCATGCAAGGTCCAAATATATTGAGATTGATCTCCACTTTGTTCGAGATCAAATTATGGCCAAGGAACTCTCGGTTCGGTATGTTCCAGCAGTTGACCAAGTGGTTGATTCACTTACAAAGGCATTGACCACTGATCGGTTTCTCTATCTCAAAGACAAACTAAAAATGGCTGAAACCCCTTTTCGTTTGAGGGGGGATATTAGACACTAAACCGTTCCTTTAGTTAGTTAATTTTCTGTTATGTTGTCAGTTTATTGTTTTGTAACTAACTGATGTAAAGTGCCTACTGCTATAAATAAAACCAGTTGCTCATTCAAATGAGTTAAGCTTTTCTTGCATTTTCTCTGTTTCTTTCTGTTATGAGTTTTACTCTCTTGGTCATACCTATAGCTGGTTCTTACCAATTCATGCTTGATTAGCTTCTACAAACCACAACACTCAAACTAACTAGTATGTCGGTACCTGGAAGGACTCGATAACAAACCAAATACTTGATCATTTGCATCTATCGATTATAGCTACGAACAATCCCCATATGCTATATGGTTTAAACAAAGTAGATTAGATACACAGTTATATCGATTCCCAGAACACAAGCAAATAGAAGATCAAGTCACATGATAGCTTGGAAGGACTCGAGAGCAAACCACATACTTATCTATTTGCTTATATTGATTCCCCGAACACCATATAGTAGATGAAGTAATTATTTTATCataacaaacatatatataaatctagAATTGTTCTAGGACCCTGGAAGATCTCGACAGCAAAACCACATGCTTGACCATATTAACATTCAAAACAGCATTAAGAAGTAATCAAGTAAGATGTCATGAATACTAATCAAGTAATACCTTTGGTGGTTTGAATGGGTAATCAGGTGGGAAGTGAATAGATATAAGAGAAACACCTCAGTAAAAGGACTATCAGTTGGGCCCATGATAGTTGCTTGCCAATGAAACATATCATCAACCACAGGACCTGCTCAACATTCATTAAACCCTTTAGTTACTAATCTATgccaattataatataataatagcttcaaattcataaaaataaataaccaaAATTGCATTCTCCTCCACTCCATGAATAAAAAGTTGAATGTAATCAATTGGACAAAATGAACCCTTTTTCTCTTAGATACATAAATACAATACAGAATTACActtgttttctttttgtttcatattttagTAACAAtctttgtttattattattattaacgatACGTACATTTCACAACAGATACATACatagttaataatattttttaaaaacatatataattatctAGAGTTCTCATATAATCCGTAATCCGTGGTTTTAAACCCTAACTATTACGGACGAAACCATTTAAGACCAGACCAAATGAATACATTGTGAATGATTTGGTATTGATAATAAGCAACAGAACAGCATACAATTAATATAACATCACTACTCAATAATACTCAATTCCCTTGTCTATTATGTATTTCCTATAAAACTCATATTTTTTCAATCATTACAGAGCCATCCAAGGACAATTACCTTACTTAttctaaatgggaaatttgattaattatgcaTGTATTGggccaaaattatttttctaaaccTAAGCTATTCAATATTGGTAGAATAGGTAATTTTTTTCCTAAAACCCCATTCTACCCCTCCCATTTGAAcaaccctttctctctctttcctccttctctctctcgctctctgtAAACACACCACGGAGGAGCACACAATCGGACCACCCACACGACTCACAACTCACGAACCACCTCGACTTTGCGACCACACCACCCACACGACCCACGAACCACCGCGACCGGACCACTGCAACCACCACCCAACACCGACAATGTCTTCGTCAAAGGTAATCCTTAATTTTGTCATGATTTAAGGTTAAAGCAATTAGATTTAGGGTTAGGTCTGTGTTTTTAGTGaagaatatgtgatttttgaggtcTTTAGGCTCCGATGCAGGTCTGATGTAAGCCCGATATAGGGCCCGATGGTAGTTTAATGTTGACGGGGTTGAAGGTTGAAGAAAATAGCCCGATtggtccgatgggcccgataTAGGGCCTGATGGGTCTGATATTGTCTTGTTGCTATCGGACCTATCGGGCCCTGTATCGGACCCAGTCAGTCAgtattttttggaaaaattgaTTGGCCATCAGACTAGTCATCAGGCCCTATATCAGGCCTTTGTCTTCAACCCAGatccaattttttcatcacTATGCATCGGGCTTACATCGGGGATGCATTGGACCCGCATCAGGCCTGCCTAGAAAATGCATTTTCTAACCCAGAAATTACagattcaaatctaaccctaaatCTAATCCAAAACACTCATATCAGACCCTAAAtctatcaataaataatattttaacccTAAATCAATAAGAAAAACATTCAAAAATACAATAGAGGGAAACCGTCATTGGTGGTTGTTCGTCTTCGTGGTGGGTGGAGTGGGTCTTCGTCCTCAGATGGTGGGTCGAGTGGTGCTCAGGTGGTGGGTTCGGTGGGTTCGACAGAGatcgagagaaagagagaaaagggaGGAAGAGAGTTTTTGGAATGAGAAGGGTAAAATAGAGTTTTAGTAAAAATTAACCTatttaacaaattttgaatagtATTAAATTAGTGGACCAATTTTAAATCAattaatgcataaaaaaaaatcaaatttcccttctaAAATCTTCATACATCCCATAGTAATATCTAATCTATATAATTTACTTGTTCTCTACCAAAACCAAAGTACTTATTTCACACAAATCCCGAGCCACGTGGTACAATAAGATTGGTCGTATCATCATCATCGTATTCAgggataatatatataaaataaaataaagaacgaATCCCTAAatagttatttaaataagatgatcataataaaaaaaaaaacaaatgaaaaaATGAATTCAAAGGAAGAATCAGATGATgatcaaaagaaagaaagagagaaaccTGAATTGGAATTGGTAGGGTTTTTAGTAATGAAATCAAACAGAGAAAGCCAAAGCGTTCGAAGGAAATAAACCTTACTGATTTGTCACAATCATAACTATCTCGCTCTCTATATATACACTCTCTCACTCTTACACACGTGGCAGTGTAATGTATGCCCACGCAGATACCAAagtcttttttctttatattttataatgttattttaaattggaaaaaaattagGGCTTCTCTTTCTTAAATTTATAGCTACGTTCCGTTTAGGTCTGCCTAGATTTAGGTGTAGCTTGGTCGAAGTTGTATTTTGCTATTGCGATTTAATTTTCGCAACTGACATAGTTTTAAATGTTTCGGTCTTATCTCTGTGACGTTGGTTTGAgtgttttagttttgtttagATGATatggttttgttttattttgttttgtttcgttgttgctttttctttgttttttgatGATTCGCCATCAAATCGTTGTTCGTAATTATGAATAACAAGCTCTTTACGATTGAAGGAGTTATAAATAGTGCAGTTACGTACCTTGCATAATAGTTGAGTGTTCAAGCTACGAGGTTGAATGAAACTGTTGCAACAATTTTTACTGTTGCGTCTTCTGAGCGgtaaatgaaattaaatataGATGTTCTTAAGGTTGATTGTGATGCTGCAATATTTTTCATctgattttattttagtttttttattcaaTAAATTTGGGAATTAGACGTCTGATTATATGACTCATTTTTTTAGAGCCCAAGTCAAAGAATTTTCGAACGAATGTGAGAGGATCAAAAGGAGACTCGAGCAAAAATACAAGTTTCCTATATCGAAAGTGAAAGAACCCTTTACCTAGGCCTAGGTCAAGGAATCAGAAACCAACTCTAGAGTGAAACCATTTGTTGACTCTCGAGCTTCTCGCAAACACACATCAATGCGATGTAAAACACATTACATCTGACCTGAGATGTTTTGAATAGATTGTAtgctattattttaaaaaatgctAAGGGGTCGGGACACCTTCTAGTGCTTGGTACTAGGggtgtacatcggtcggtttggtcgggttatatcatatttttattaacccaatataaatatcgggttgaaaaaatttaatcgtaacccgcccaatgaaaatttagaaaaagttcaacccgcccaataatTTTGTCGGTTTagtcgggttaacccgtccaaaccgttcttcattttttctataattattattgttagtttcTAGAATTCAagtaattaaagttaaaaaataaaattatattatttatatttcaagcTAAAAAATgctatagtttaaattaattttaagaactttaatataagataaatataattgagtaaacataaaataattgaataaaataataaaaaaaagtgataatatggtatagattttaaactttaacttcaatatccaaatacactaaaaattattaactataaaattTAAGTTTAAGTTAAAAACTAAAATGTTCAAAcgttaaatacaaaatagtttaactaataaatgtaatttatataatataagatatacacttttattaaaaaaatatataaatcggtTTAATTCGGTTTATTCAGGTTAATTGGGCAATTTAGAATAATGTGTAAACCacccaatatattcattgggcggTTTGGATTTTCAGTGTATTATTTCggattgtattttttgtcggtttattcggtttggtttggacggtttattcgggttgggccgtttgtaaattttattgaacACCCCTACTTAATACCAAGTGTCATATTGttattgatacaaattaatATCGAGTTCTTCATAATTTGATCGCTACATATTGATATGGTGATGGACACTATTATTTTCACTTATTgctattaataatattacatgatttattaaaaaaataataataaattccaAACTACGTCGTTTTGATAATAtctttcttcatcttcttcgtcTATTTTTTCTGGTTCAAAATCGAGACGAGAGGGGACACTTTGATTCGATTTCACTCTAGTGCTTTCCTCCTATGGACTCTAATTCTCAACAACCTCCTTCaggttctttttcttcttctctaacCCTAATCTTTATCTTTTATTCTATATTATTATCAATTACACTTTtctcaattaaaatatatataaaatcttttatttatgcTTTACAATTGAAGTGTTTGAAGTTGATTGTGCTTTGGATTGAGGAATCATTATTTGGAGGCGATTTTTATTTATCAAAGAAAACAACTTTAGGGTTTGTTTGATTGATTTGGGATTTTGATGAATACTGGTGAGGTTTTGTttttcggatggatttgagttTTGGATTGGGTcttgtttatttcataataataaatttgtgaaTTACTCTGTTGTTAAGTCTGATATGGTCAGCTTAGAGAAGCATAATGTTGTTTTGACAATTAAGTGAAATGAAAGTCATTGATGTATTAGGAATTAGGGATTAGGGATTAGGGCTTTCATAAACCATTTTGTGTTCTTATCTTTGCATCCAATGACCAGCAAGGAAATCTTTCAATTTGTTCTTGATTTAGGCTTAAAAATGCAATTAAAAGACATagctatattatttattatttagaacATTCTTCATCTTCAATTTTATCTATAGAAGATGGTTTGGTGTATCTTGCATTAGACACTAAATCATAATCATGTAAAAAGAATTGAGTTTATTGTTTCCATTATTTGAGTTATAACTTGTAAGTTGTTGGTTGAATTTTGTTTGGATTGTTTGTTCCTTCATTTAGAGAATTTTCACTTATGAAAGGAGTACTAAGATGCTATTATTCGAGTTGATTATTTTAATTGACTGATAAATAACAATATGTTGCTTTGCTTGAAGTTTGTTATTATGACAACTTAAaaacattttttcttttatttagagAATTTGAAATTCAGAGAAAGGAAAGTTGAAGTGTGTTATGCTTTTTGCAGCTAGTAATCCTCCCCCAAAACCTTGGGAACGGGCAGGTTCATCGTCTGGCCCTGCACCATTCAAGCCTCCATCACCGGGAAGCACAAGCGACGTAGTCGAGGCTTCGGGAACTGCAAGACCTGGAGAAATTGTTTCGACTTCTGATAGGACTAACACTCTTAACAGAAACACACTTTCTAGGCCTGTTCCCACAAGACCTTGGGAGCAAAACTACGGGACTAGCAATACATATGGAGGTATAATTTGGGCTTTCATAGCAAGATTaggtgtttttttttctttttgctctGTTTGATATGGATTCTTTTTTCGACATTTTACAGGTTATGGTTCTACAATGAATGGAGTTGGAGGAATGTATGGGAGCTCGTATGGTGGAGCGGGAGGAATGTACGGTAACTCGTATGGTGGAGTTGGAGGAATGTATGGTGGCACATATGGTGGAGCTGGGGGAATGTATGGAAATAGCATGTATAGAGGAGGAGGGTATGGAGGGGGACTTTATGGATCTTCGGGATTATATGGGGGCGGGATGTACAATGGTGGTATCGGTATGGGAGGACAAATGGGTGGCTATGGAATGGGCATGGGTGGTCCTTATGgagctcaagatccaaatgatcCATATGGTGCTCCTCCATCTCCTCCGGGATTTTGGATGTCAGTACTAAGGGTGGTAAGTATTAAATGGCTTAATGCACATTACATAATCATCTCATTTAAGCATCTTTTAGCAATAAAAAGCTTGTCTTTATTGTTTTGCTACTTATACTTGGCCTT
This Cannabis sativa cultivar Pink pepper isolate KNU-18-1 chromosome 6, ASM2916894v1, whole genome shotgun sequence DNA region includes the following protein-coding sequences:
- the LOC115725498 gene encoding peroxisomal membrane protein 13, with translation MDSNSQQPPSASNPPPKPWERAGSSSGPAPFKPPSPGSTSDVVEASGTARPGEIVSTSDRTNTLNRNTLSRPVPTRPWEQNYGTSNTYGGYGSTMNGVGGMYGSSYGGAGGMYGNSYGGVGGMYGGTYGGAGGMYGNSMYRGGGYGGGLYGSSGLYGGGMYNGGIGMGGQMGGYGMGMGGPYGAQDPNDPYGAPPSPPGFWMSVLRVMHGVVNFFGRISILIDQNTQAFHLFMTAFLQLFERSGVLYGELARFVFRILGIKTKSRKVHQLGPDGRPLPLPGPPGHQNQNQNFIEGPKASSAPVAWDNVWGNEAGN